The genomic interval AGCGGGCAAGCCCTTGACCGGACGGCGCGGGCCGTCAAACCAGCGGACATTCCATAGGACGCCAACCCGATGGAGGCGACGACGGAGCTGGCCAAGGTCGAACGGATCAGGCGTCAGAGAAGATCGGCAAAGCCGCCGAGTTCGCCCGCCGTGGCGACAAGCCCCACCTGCGTCAAGGTGGCGAGATAGGCTTCCACACTGTAGGGCGGGTTCTTGAGCCGGGCGCGGACCTTTCGGACACAAGCGCAGAAGAGGCCCGGCGCGAGATGCAGATGGTTGACCAGAAACTGGTCGGGGTGCTGCACGTCGATGCCGAACGGGTCCAGAGCTTCGGCAGGAAAGTCGGCGAGGTTCTGCGTCACGATCACGTCGCAGCGGCCGACAATCGCGGCGGCCAGCACATGGCGGTCGTCGGCGTCCGGCAGCGTCAGTGCCGGGATCAGGGCATGATAGCCTTCGACCAGGCTGTCGCGCGTAGCCCGATCCATGAGGTCGCGGGTGCGTTCCAATGCGGCGCGGTCTCGCA from Polymorphum gilvum SL003B-26A1 carries:
- a CDS encoding PIN domain-containing protein, whose translation is MSRYAALLDANVLYPAPLRDLLLQLAVTDLFRAKWTADIHREWIEALLRNEPMRDRAALERTRDLMDRATRDSLVEGYHALIPALTLPDADDRHVLAAAIVGRCDVIVTQNLADFPAEALDPFGIDVQHPDQFLVNHLHLAPGLFCACVRKVRARLKNPPYSVEAYLATLTQVGLVATAGELGGFADLL